The Montipora foliosa isolate CH-2021 chromosome 10, ASM3666993v2, whole genome shotgun sequence genomic sequence GGCAGGCTGCTGTTTGTCATAAAAGCGTTAACATTTtcttattctaacttgtcttTCTCTTTTAAGTGCacccaaaaattgaaaatgttttttgttcctattttattATAAATCttcccatccaaagcaaacatatgtcaaCATTGTTACTCAGAATCTCCCTTTTTCTGTGCTGTGCAAGTCACGTAAACTTGGCAAACCTAGCAGTattttggacccacgaccgtgatggcAGGCCCATAGGTCTATATTCTCCGTTTTATgccacaaactgctttgcattctcGTTTCGCATTTTTAAGCCTTGGCAGTATAATCGGAATGTCGTAGAAAATCTGCTCGAATAATCTTTTGTTGTGTATCTTTGACGTTATGGTGATTCGTATTATACTGTACAAGGTGATTCaaacttttgagtctgtgggtgaaatcctACAGTGTGTGATCATTCATATAAAAGATACTGAGCTGTCCTTTCTGTGGTGCTGTGTATTTTACTGTACAAGAGGGTTTTGACCTTTGACTCTGTCGGTAAAATCCTCAAGTgcgaccattcaaatgaaagctactgaacATACTTTCATACAACGCTGTTTACTATCCTGTAATTCAAATTTGTGTCTGAAGATATCTagccattcaaatgaaagctccTCAGCTTGAGGTTCTGCTTATTACACTGTGCCGTTAATTTCTCGAGTCCGTAGCCATTCAAATGGAAGCTATTGTAAAGCAATACCTTCATGTTCAAGGTGGCTGTTACTGAGTCTGTAAAGAAACAGCAGCATGGACCACAAGACACCACTTACCTGATTAAAAACACAAGACTTGATTTCACTGATGCTTTGCTTCAGGTCAAAGCTCGGCTGCTGCAAAGTACTCTGGGTACTTTTGGATATAGAACCGGAAGAAGCTTGGTCACTCTGCGGAAGAGCGCTTTTCCTGTGCTGCACTTTCAGGTAGACAATGATCGACAGGAAAGCCACAATCAGGACAGCCATGATGGCGGAAATGACGTAGACTGTTCGACCGACAGGGCGATGCAATTTCAGGGGCTGTTTGGAACCTGAGCAGAAAAATGAATTCTCTGAAAAAGCTGAAATCTCTCGGCGCGCGTTCCTTTAGCATGCGTCAGGAGTCAGGGACGGAGCAAGGTTATCAACAAATGCCACTCGGCCAAAAAGAGGTTTTTAGTCCCTCAGGGCTCAACTAGACCGCCGAGTAGTAAGGGCCCTATTCATAACACGTAATAAGGGCCCTATTCATAACACGTGATAAGGGCCCTATTCATAACACCTTCTGCAACGAAAGTTAATTAAATATCACACCAAAACGCAACAAATGGCCTACCTGCAGCCGCAACCTGACTACACTTGCTTATGCCACAGGATTCCATTTCATTATGCCGTCCCACATAACACCACGGGCTATCACGCACGCTTCCAATATTACGGCAGAAGTTATGACCCGGAGGATCCATATTTGGCCAAGGTTGGCAGGGGCGACCAGATTTACTCACGCTTTTTCGGCCGAAGTACGTTTGACCGGTGCCATTGTAGCAAGTGTGATCTGTGTGAAAATACAAATTTCAGTAACGATATTCTCAGTAACACATTCAACCAAAAAAGCACCTCGCGGTAGCCGCGAGAAGGTGGTTTTAATTCACATTCTCACTGTAATGCAAAGAGACTTTTTGAAACCATTTCCAGCGGCAGATTTTTGTCCCCACACGTCTCGATCcccttttattatatggaggagagtgttttactgggaactaaaccactcgtagattccatacgccactacatccgggacccgagtggcgtattttccgtatgtcacctttgtgagtgtcgtatcgttcaatgacgtcacgattcccgccttttttttcccgccttttttataaagcccagccgtatttgtaaaacttgactactttgaaacacaataaaatcggaatttatcaatatttagtctccatataataaaaagaacattacacgttggctcgaagatatgaattttatgttcttgccactcgaacataaaattcatatcttctcgccaccgtgtaatatcctctatatatcatCACCCAGGATGAAGCATGTTCCACATCACAACGTGCGTAAATTATCGACTAACGACCTTTTCGTAACACCAAAGATATTCGAAAGTAGAGGGATTACCAGCTATCAGAAAAATTGGTCTTCACTGCGATTGCGCATACTTCGCATTCAGCCAAAGATTGGTGCAAACTGTTGCGGTGTCCTTGCGTGCGAAACATTTGTCAAATTAATGTGTCATTAGCTGCCTTTATCAAATTAATGTATCACTCTTCTAGTATTTGATAAGCGTTTAATGACCCGGGCGACAAATTACTCCTCAATTTTGGCGCGaatcagcgttaatttataatttcacatgtgaaattacaatcttgccatggcaacttttcctacagagccaaaatggcgtcttatgaacgcaaatttgtcacccatgatattaatagctaatcaaatggtagaacggttttcaaatgagtgtcgtgaaaccaaaagcaaagtaattactttgaccaatcagaaaggacggagataatccagtaaaccaatcaaaactcgaagtaataacacgcagccgacacaaagcacgggaaaatgtgcacgtgcgagccacgattggttttggtttcacttctgattctTGGCTTGCAGTCACGTGACTTCCGGtacaatttgccattttcatcCGCCATGTTGGGGTTCTaaaaccaatatggcggccagtgTGCTGACCACGTAGTCACCAACTCGTGAACCTAAACGCGATTTTCTCTAATTCCGCTGCCTCAAAATGCCTATGTGCCTGATCGTTGGCTGTTCTAGAAAGACTGGTCGAGGTAAGGGAGTCCGATTGTATCGAGTTCCAGCTATTATTACAAATCAAGGCCCAGAAGTTGAGAAATTGAGTATCGAGCGACGGCGATTGTGGATCTCTGCAATAAGCCGTGCTGATCTTACGGATAAAATCTTGAACAGCGATAAAGTTTGCGACCAACATTTCCATTCTGGAACTGCAGCTCCTTTGTGGGATCGTTACAATATTGACTGGGTTCCCACTCTCAATTTAGGCCATGACAAAACGGCGACGCAAAGTGAACAACATCAAGCGCAATCGCGAGAGGCTCGAGCGGAGAGGTCAAAGGAAAGGCGAAAACGTCACGCGGAACAACAGGAACAAGAACGTTCACTGAAGCAGCAGAAATTAAATGAGCCTGGAGTTCCCCTTGCTGATTTTGCTGCTGAGATCGAAAGTGCAAGTACCAGTTCAGAACAAGTCCAAGTGGAGAACTTAGACTTGCAACCTACAGACCAGCAAGAATCAGATCCCAACGAGCAAGCAACACACAGCACATGCTCTACTCAAACAGAAGCGTTCGATTATTTATATCGCTCCGTGGAATCTCTTTCCATCAAGGACTGCCCACGAAGTGATGCCTCAACTCAAACAGAAGAGTTTGATTACTTGTTTGCTGAGTCAGTGACTAGCAAGCCTTTTgacaaaaattatttcaaagatGATAACGGGAAAGTGTCTTTCTACACTGGTTTGCCAACATTTGAAGTACTGGAAGTCACTTTTAATCATGTTGCACCCCATGTCAAACGAAGAACACAATCCCTTTCTTTATTTCAAGAGATGGTTATGGTACTGATGAAATTGAGACTCAATGTTCCACACCAAGACTTGGCCTACCGATTTGGAGTCTCTATGTCCACAGTATCAAGGACATTTGCACACTGGCTGGTCATCATGGATGTGCGGTTGTCCCCACTGATCAGGTGGCCAGAGAGGGAAGAACTTTGGAAGACCATGCCCCAGTGTTTTAAGTTTTCGTTTGGAAATAAGACAACCGTCattattgactgttttgaaGTTTTTTGCGTAAAACCAACAAACCTCCTGGCTAGAGCACAAACGTTCAGCTCGTACAAACACCACAACACAGTCAAGGTCCTCATCGGCATAACCCCTCAAGGTTGCATCTCCTTTGTCTCAGAAGCCTGGGGGGGACGCACCTCAGACAAGTATCTCACGGAAAATTGTGGGCTGCTCAACAACTTACTTCCTGGGGATCTAGTTATCGCAGACAGGGGATTCACTGTTCACGATGGTGTTGCCCTTAAACAAGCAAAACTCATAATTCCAGCAtttactaaaggaaaagaacaacTGGACCCTGTTGACGTTGAAAGAACAAGGGGGATCGCACATGTTAGGATCCACGTTGAACGAGTTATAGGACTTTTACGCAGGAAATACACTATTCTTGAGAGTACCTTGTCAGTAGATTTTTTAACCTGTAATCCAACTGGAAATCCTGAGATCCAGGTACCTATGATCGACCGCATACTCAGAGTTTGCTCTGGACTTGTCAATCTATGTGGCCCCATTGTCCCATTTGATTAGATTAATCTGTGCAAAATACAATGGAATCCCAATTTTGTTAACCTCTTAAGGCTAGTGTAAATTGGTTTGTGAAATCAGAGAGTTCAAATCAATGGTTAAAAATAGTTTAAGAGAGGAAATAACTCCGAGTCCAAGTTAtaagaagctttaaaaaatAGAGGATTTACAAAACTGGGATTCCATTGTACTTATGTAAACCATGCTGTTTCGAAATTTGttggtttaattttaaaatgttgtaaatGTGTGTACCACCACCTGGGGAAGTCCCTTATGGGGTTGTGTGGCCAATTTGAATATGGTTTTTAGGGATTTTTTGTCTCAAATATGGATTTCGCCTGAAATTAAATGGGATTCTATGAGGAGATTaaagaatgaaaattaattttcaaacaCCACCAGACAGTTGACCCACAAGCAACTCCGGCATTTAGAGGATACTTTAGATGTCCATATTCTTTGATGTTCATTCTTGTCTGAGACAGGGTATTATGACTCAAGCTGGTTATGAAAAATTGGGAGATGAGTGACTAAGCCATACCTCCCCAGCTAAAGATATGTtgagtgccccccccccctccccaaaggTTACAATGTGCTTTTGTAAAGCTAATTTTATATGTTAAACccaagaaattgaaagaaatttattCACTATAACAATGAGAGGTTTCTCCGGTCATGTAATTCCCAGTTGATTTATTTGAACATACAAATTGACCGGGAGTCGTTGTAAAGCTATTTTATATGTTAAACTATTTATTAATTATAACAATGAGAGGTTCATGCTGTCATGTCATTCCCAgttcatttatttgaaaatacaacTTGTAAAACCAATAACAGCCagttttaattaattatatttcgaaaagggaaaaaagacaaatGAGAGATGACCAGTTAGACAGTTTGTTTCCTTGTAAAGATATCCTCATCATTGATCATTAATAACTGTACAAAAAGGAAAGGTACTTAGGTGTTTACCACTAGATTTATATCCCTTAATGGCTGCAGTTTTTTAAGCCATTAGGTTGAAGTTCTTTATCATACGCCTACATTAGAAAATTATTACTTACACCTTTCACTCCCAGGAATGACTAGCAAATAAATTCTCCTAACGATTTTACTACTCTGTCAAGGAGACAGGTGGTGAGAATTTGGAAAATTACCAACTATGGGAAAGTGTCTTTATGTTACACCAAATTCTCAAGAACAGAGAACAAAGATTTGTATGGTCATCAGTTAGGAGAATTGAATTTCAGATCTTGGGAGTGAAGGGTTAAGGGGATTACGATTTGTAAAGCAATGAAAGTGAAGTATTTTAATTTGTCAAACCTTACTGGTGGCCAGTTGGTTGAAACagtttattttgtaaataaatagcAATAACACCTGAAGCCTTTTTGTGTGTCTCAAAAACTATTTAGTTTACAATGTGAGATAGCTGTCCAGGTagctaaaaaaaatttttgtctAGACTTTCATAAAGGGTGTTCATTTCAGTCTCCGTGGGAACTTGTACTGTTAGTTCTCTTCTGCTGCCGGTGAAGGATGTTGCCTGAGCCTCTCCTAAGTTATCGATTTTTTCATCCAAATCCGCTTTAAGTTTTCTGGCGGAGGTCAAATTTATGTCGCGCATTTTTGCATATGGGACATCTTTTACAAATTATGGCAACAACCACGTACATTTAACTTGGCCTGGGTACAGGCCAACTTACCGCGAATCCTCGTCTACGCTTCGATATAAAACAACACACTTGCAACATGCGAGCACGTTTCCGAGAGCCCTGCTTTGCACCCTAAGCAGTGGGCTGATTTGACTGTTCCGTCTTTTGCGGCGACAACCCACACATAGATCAAAGGGTCATTAATTCTTTGTGAATGTCTCACTCACACGATGATTAACTTCTAAGTGACAATTCTATTCACCGCTGAGGgaccaataggccttattcacgaaaAACGCTGATGGTTTGTCCGGTCATGTGTCACTCATGACCAATGAAATGTTGGCGGTCATGTCGTTAAATTGACAACGTTTTTGGTGGCATAGCAGCTTGTTTTGTTCACCTGCTCTCCTAGGCAGATTCATAAGCATCTCCGCTTTCACGGAAAACCTGAAAACTTTCAGAGCACGTCAACAAAACAAGCTGGTATTCCGTCAAAAACGATGTCAATTTCGCGACATAACCGCCAACGATTCCGACATTGGTTTAAGTGACACACAACAGGACAAACCGTTcacgtttgaaaagtaaaacttcaCGCTAAAATTCTTTCCGCTTCAGGGATGAAATTGTTACGGATTTCATCATCTAACCTGGAATCCCAAGTGGAGTGCAATAGGAATGGTCTTTGTCGCTGCGCGTTGGAAGAATGTGGCAGTCTGGGAGAACAGCTTTATACTTTAGGTCCATTCCCGCAAACTGAAGTTCAGCTTTACAAACGTCGGAGTAGAGAGCAAAGCAGTCCTCACGACATAACCGGGGCTTGGAACCAAGGCTCTGATTATCACAGGTTTCAAAAATGTGGTAACACATAGCTGGTATCCCATACTTAAAACAGCtgtcaatcaaaacaaaaaaggaagccTTGTAATGTTTCTATTTGTGACCGTTTCAAAGAGAGTCTTGGTGAAAAACCATTGAAGTGGAAATTAGCTTGATATTCATTGCATTTTCATTGCATGATTTGGAACTCGTTTTGGCAAAGTCACAAACAGCAACTAGGAAACGGGGAACTGATGTTGACCAAGATTTTTGGGCGTTTAAATGGAAAAGGTCAACTAGCTTATTTCCAAACATTCCTAAGCAAAGAAGGATTTCTTACGTGATGAAATAAGATTTTTTTGCAGGGCAAACCGAATAGTCCCCAGCATGCAAGATAGGCCCTGAAAATCTGTGAGTTCCCAATACTGCGCATTGGCGGCTACTTTCTCGTCCTCCCAGTTTGCTtttctttcggtcagcaccaagaacacggactctgacCACAGCCAAAAATACGGGCAGTCACGGTAACGATATAATGTTGTAACCGTTGAAGACCGTTAttgttcaaatttctgagaatgcgccgaagagccggaagtccgtgatttgcggacttcctgctttggctgtggccagagtccgtgttcttggtgctgaccaaaaagAAAAGCGAACTCTGGAGACGAGAATGCATTGGCTAGTGCTCGAAACAGCCAAAGGAGAACGGGGAGTCTCAATTTGTAAATTTGAAGGTTGGCCCAAGAAAGGGCCACTTTATGAAAACCGAGCTGAATGCTTAATCGGAGTCAAAAAGCAGcgaattaaggacgttcgcaccaattgtttctgcgcatccttactgcgcacgcaaatgcacacgccacgtcatacacgagcgcgcgcgctaagtaataaaatgagaactaATAGGgtaaaaggccattgctatagctttgcctggatttaacgctcttggacgttcggtgacccctatttttctttccagaaacggattttatttacaattatctccacgttgtccaaaaatgaacaaaaaatcaatgtgggaagttcaaaaaatttcaagatttctgctcacagGACATCAAATCCttccatcttgcggctgcaaggcgcgtgaaactgtggtcgctaaatgcgaacttgatctttaagggaacctcaccagtGAACTTaattcacttaattagtccacttaaacaatatttggcagagaagatttcacttcaaagatttaattgcaatatatttgggtttacagacactggccttatttgataacgaagcccgattttgtcacattttgggttttttccggacatgttctctccaaaacgaagtcggtgaccccccattttttttacatttctgaaataactaactcatcatcttacagtggtaaaagtttcagaagaaaatcaatgttgaaaaaatttcgcgcgaacgtccttaagtatcGGCAGAAGCTCACGatcttgaagcgtttaactctggttcagagctggaattttcttttaGTTAAAAAACTTCCTTATTTGGATGAAACgaagctcgtgcattttcccgcgcgtgcagcttcgatcttaatcttgtccatatttgggcataaaattggtgtccaaaaattcccagctttgttccaaggaaatgaGTCGCAAGTAACGGGCTTTAAGGTCATTTGCTTCTGGTATCGAGGAACGGGCGTCAAAAACCTCTCCTCAAGGGACCAATTATGCACCcgtgttacacaatctaaatgggtaataGCCATATcatctaaatttagatcagtgagtgcaagccatctcagatgaccatccgagtcatccaagcaactcattaaatatgcgtttcctctttcacttcaattacatgaagtttaccCTATACTTAAAAATTTTCtatcaggaaaaaaaaggaaaaaaaaaagggaaaaagaggaAATTTTTTGTTTAAGATGACCGACGGACATGGATGACAAAAAGGTTGAACCTAGTCCATTAGCCTCGCGTAAGGAATCATCGATAACCACCACACCATCGAAGCACGCTGCTGAATGAAGAcgaatttttataatatttaaatagagaCCCATTACCAACATTGAAAGCTAATCGATTTAAGATGGGCGCTTACTTAGAATGGGCGTTTAGACTAAAACacagtttatcagcactattcaaaatgggtgcttagacctaaatacGGTGCATGCATGGTTGGATGACTCGGATGGGTATTACCCATTTAGAGTGTGTAACACTGGTGAATTATGAGTATCCCAGCAACTGCATGAAGGCCTTTTGTCGTTTGCTGTTACCTTACCTATCAGACACCTGATGACCTTCTTTGATAAACTTAAGCGTCTTTGCCAGTTTATACTCAATTATTGTTTGATGGCCTCGGTAATTCACCCAGATGGTCTGATTTCCCATAAAGTCAGCACATGCTTTACCGCGATATCTTTCACACAGGCCAGAAGGCGAGGATGTCCTGCAAGCAAATGGACATTGGGACTAAGCAAAGGCACTTCAACGGGGTGGATATGGGTTTCTAAACTCAGCTAAAATGGGAATTTGAATATGTTAGGTTTAAcccattaacgagtaaaatcgtctggcgttagacagagtaaaatagggagtttaagcaaagactaCGGctgctacggcaacgccacgaaGCAaggatattattggttaaaaaaggaaaaataatcgtgctgcacgtgcagcacgaatttccgtgcatttctctgccgtactccacaaaacaacaacgtgaaatcaccaaattttaggttttgacgacaacgtgagcgtaaaacaatgaaaaagtcattttctgttttgactttaaaaccgttcgtacccattcagttacaggatagttcgcctgtattgcgcaaggtgaacaagacggaataatcgcgaaatacttgcgatagcgctaactTGTATTTTAgactgacgtttttgttgccgtagccgttgtctttgcttaaactctctaataccaagtctggccggttcagaccggtttgggtgttaaagggCTTAACAGGAGGAAAGTCACAGTGCTCGAAAAAAGGTCATGACGAGCCGAGTTGGAACCAACTTAAAACACACGTGTCGCCGAATCGGCAATAGTACCCGACCCACAATAGTGAGAACGACGTGCTGTGGTCTTTCCGATACCTGCTTAACCGACGTCTGGGTTAGCCAATAAAGTAAAAACGCCACTGACCGCTCAGAGGGATGTCCAGGGTTCGAATCTCGATTGGACTGTCACTTAAGCCCTGACGAAGGCATATAATCTTTATTatcacagttattttttttagttgatttcttttttgtatttgGTGGTTAAAGGCTTTTTCCGAATCTTCTCTTAACGTTTTTTTACAATCTTACACTCACTAACTCACTTACTCATTCAGACAACCCAGATGACAATATAGATATTGTttgcacttacagtgcactacccaCAAAACATTCGTAAGGAGTGATTTAAGTCAAAAGTTGTAGGAAACTTACCATTCGGTTGCATTTTGTCTGCGCGGCTCTAAAAAAAGACGAAATAAACAGGTAAGTACTGATAAGTAGTAGACAAAAAACAAGGGAGATATCTAAACGGatacaatctcgaccccagagctcttctcttttgcgcatgaccgagggagagaagagctctggggaaagcctgaaacaaagtgtcttctcattggttttcgtgaagagcAATGAAAAGGCGTCTTTGACTGAAGCATACATGTTAGCACGacgagtgagcaggcgccgcaaggttcaaatagccaattgtTGCCAATAAGAACCCTACAGCGCACGTTCTCCTtcgcagagtttcccagagtctcgggtcatgcgcagacgtaagatccgaggctctggtgacgacaATGTCGACCTAACTGAAGGCGCGCGCAAGAGAAAGGTACAAGATAAAGGGCcgatatgtatgggttattgaccaagcgtgaggtcaagatgactggatattggccaagttcttttggccaatattcagtcatcttgaccgaacaatcttggtcaataaaggatttattatatgacttgaaacaccaaaaaatgatctttgatcttgcgggaccaagcgagaaatcccgagcgggcagtatcgctccatcttgcccgctcgggtagccaatcagagcgcgcgatttggttcatcttgcccgctcacggagctagtcatataataataagcacttattgactgagtgagAAGGCCGAACGGGGAGGTATTCACGGCGTACAAACCGAAAGTCAAACATTTCCCCGTCCGGTGCGACCTATACCAGTCAATAGGTATTTAAACAAATAACCAGGCGATTTTACGTTGTCTTTCTGTTTGTGCACGGCGGccaaaaaatgttaatgttttcATCACGGAAAAGTTCAGATT encodes the following:
- the LOC137973895 gene encoding uncharacterized protein, which produces MPMCLIVGCSRKTGRGHDKTATQSEQHQAQSREARAERSKERRKRHAEQQEQERSLKQQKLNEPGVPLADFAAEIESASTSSEQVQVENLDLQPTDQQESDPNEQATHSTCSTQTEAFDYLYRSVESLSIKDCPRSDASTQTEEFDYLFAESVTSKPFDKNYFKDDNGKVSFYTGLPTFEVLEVTFNHVAPHVKRRTQSLSLFQEMVMVLMKLRLNVPHQDLAYRFGVSMSTVSRTFAHWLVIMDVRLSPLIRWPEREELWKTMPQCFKFSFGNKTTVIIDCFEVFCVKPTNLLARAQTFSSYKHHNTVKVLIGITPQGCISFVSEAWGGRTSDKYLTENCGLLNNLLPGDLVIADRGFTVHDGVALKQAKLIIPAFTKGKEQLDPVDVERTRGIAHVRIHVERVIGLLRRKYTILESTLSVDFLTCNPTGNPEIQVPMIDRILRVCSGLVNLCGPIVPFD